TGATGGCAAAACATTCCATTCAGCATTGTGTTCATCCTCCAACGTGAGCAAGAGGATCTTTGTTTGGTCTTTTTTGTCACGCCGCTCCCCCTAGCAACGAATCGGCTGTTGTCTTATTTGTCAGAGTGTCCAAACATCCTTTTAAGAGTCGTGCTCAACTCTCGACGGGCGTGGGTTCCCGCCGGGGAGGCGTGCCTGGGGGTTGGCTGATGATAACCTGGACCACGTACTCCCGTGCGATGTTGATCTGCTCCAAACGCAGCCTGTCAGTGAGCGGACGTCCTGAGAAGAACCAGCGCTGCGCCGCGGCCGGCACGCCTTCCTGACTATGGAGGCGGCGCTTCATGGCGCCCACCGTGTCGGCCGAGCGTACCCGCAGGCGTAGGTCGCGCCCCGTGGAGAGGCGCAGGCGCAGCTGGCGCTCACCATCCTCGCCCGTCGAGGCATCGGCGCCGCCAGAGTCCTGGTCAGAGCCGTCGGGCTCGTCCGAGCGTTCCTCGATCATGTTCACGGGTGGCGCCAGGCAGTAGACGGGCAGCTGGTAGCGGTTGCCCAGCTCGTCGTAGCATTCGCTCAGCGCGCCTGTCCAAAAGAGATTGATGTCGAAAACTGATCAAACCTCTAAACGCGTCACCACGATAAACCGCTGAGATTGGAGAAGTACTTTTATTTTCACATGGTTATTCCGGTTAGCGCAGCGTCACTAACCGTGAGGCAGCGTGATACTGGCGCCGTCCAGGATGGCCTGAGCCAGCTGGTGGTCTTGGTTCTCGAAGGCGCCCGCGGCCGCCCTCAGTGCGTCCCAGATCTCCTTCCGGCCCTCGAATGCCGGCGCCGTGTCCCAGAATTCGTCGCGCTTGCTCCGCAGCTGACCCTCCGTCATGGGGTAGTCGCTTTTCCATTTGGGTGGTTCGCGCTTGAGAGGCTGGTTCCGCCCCAGAGCCACTGACCACAAAAAAAGATGGAGATGAATTGAATTAGCAACCTGAAAACTCAAGATCTGccttcagttaaatttgaaccAATGAGAACGTTTTACAAGGCGCCACTTTGGGTTGTGGGAGAAAATTTGAATGATGGCATGAACATGTTTCATTACAAAATTTCAAAGTAGGCTTTGAAACGTGGGTTTCAAGTAGTGATATATGGCTGTCCTAATCTGTGGgtctttcattttaaatcaaatattttgtgATACAAAATAGTGTACATCGTGATAGAGAATTTTCCCGTATCACCCACCACTAGTTTTTCAAGGATGAAAATAGTAAACACAATATtagaatatttaaataaatattttaataaagcaaatgcatggaaaaaaagagaagaaacagAGGACTTAAAATGATACCTTTCTCAAACCGTAATCAGTCATccgaaaataataacaatagctAACATTGATAAATTGATAAATACAGTAAGTAGGTACTTGACCTAGCTACTTCAAACTACTACTTCGGGGTTTTCATCAACATGAGTGTTAAACTCTGTGGCGTCTTTCTAAATTCAGATTTCAACATGTGTGTTGTAAATCCGTAGGAATGCTTGAAAACGAGAGAAAACAACACAGCTATCATGTACCCTGTTAGCGAATAACATGCTAACTAGCTACGGATGCTAACTAGCCTAATGCTAAGTGAACAAAGACCTATCGCTCAAGACGCGACGCGTCAATCCGCCGCCGAACACCCGGCACATTCCTCCCCATTGTCGGATGACAAGTTCAGTCCGGTCTCCCCCGACCCTCTCTACGAAGCAAACGGGAAGAGGGACACGCGAACCCCCTTAGCCGGCCGGTGCCGATGCGACCCCCGGCCGCTGTCCGGGCCGGACGACAGCGAGCGAGTTACCTCCGGTTCCGTCCGAGTTATCGTTCAGGCTGCCCGAGGAGTCGTGCTGGCTCCCCACGCAGCCACCCATGGATGGTTCGGCTCAGCGACCCGGGCCGGGTAGTTCGCCGCCTCCTCCGCGCCCCCCCGCCGCGGCTCGGCAAGGCTGCATCACATCGCCGAAGGAGACCTCCTCATATcttaccccccacccccaacaaCAAATTCAGTGGGAAACGATGCTTCGAGATACGAGTTACGTACACAATTCACTCATACCTCAAAGCACGCACAatgatctatgttgactacataccacttaccgtaattactcgaatataacacgcagatttttgctatataattaattccaatagttgggggtgcgtgttataatcaaaaacaaatatatatatatatatatatatatatatatttttttgtgtcttgttacatggcccttagcctggtgctttttcttgccaaataaattgaattgaaattgaattgaataaaataaattacaaattttcgatcgaaaaaagcattgtcaaactcactttgacgcacagattttacgtcatctcgtaaagccgagaccaccactgcccccctctagcctcgtacccgtctcagttcaccctctctcagttcagtgttataatcaataactaaaataaattacaaattttcgatcgaaaaaagcattgtcaaactcactttgacgcacggattttacgtcatctcgtaaagccaatcggatgatgtgttgtgggaggaagaggaagtggatgaaggaagcgtggacgttgataggattctcaacgaagagatgtatgagaggacagacaaagagagagaggaactcttcatttgaaggattctaatgaataaatttgtttgaacaaaacaatcgtgaaacgaagaaaaaaaggtaagatttctgattttcgtcagcgggaaattttaggtgcgcactatattcgagtactgcgtttttccagatttttttggcccaaaattacctgcgtgttattttcgagtgcgcgttatattcgagtaattacggtatttagTTGTCTActagttatttattatgttgactacttatttattgattatctctttgtttgtttgtttgttgttatttgtgcatttccctacttatttctgttgttgactacttctttatttatgtcttatttatagattgttttttatttattacttattgttattatttcttgattattgaTGTGTCTGTTTgtatgttgttgttattgtgctcttcctggtgaggctttaaatctcattatacttgtacactgacaataaaagcattcaattcacttTAGCGTTAGGAATCAAAGTTGGCAATAAACGCCTGTTTGTGTGTGAATTTACGGTAAGTTTGCACGTTTTGTGTCAAttttaggtgtgtgtgtgtgtgtgtacactcTGCGTGTGTGTATCAAGGTTTCTTTTGTGTCACCTGAATATATTTGCATTTAGTTTTGCATAAATGACCGTGTTTGCGcatacgtgtttttttttaaacaattctgTGTGCGAACTTAAATGTGTTTCCGCATAAGTAGAAGTCTGTTTGTGTAAATGCATGCATTACTGAATCAGATGATACATTTAGCGTATTGGCATCCATAAATGGCAAGAGACTTCTAATATGGATTAAACGTCCACCGCCATCCAGTGACGTTGCTACGGTTTCCAAGTCAGAAATCCCTAGGGCCTCCACCCCACCCGCGCACtggcaaaaatatgtttttgcacacatacataaatacacaattAGTAAAAATTGGATGAGGCTACATTAAATGCAAAATGAAGTTGGCAGACAACATATATGAaacattttaatagaaaaacattcattttccgtaccgcttatcctcacacaggtcacaggggtgctggagcctatcccagccaactgtgaggTGTATGCAGGGGACGCCCTGAAATGATTGGCCACCAATCACAGGGCTAAATAAACATTGAATGATATCAAttaatattgtaaaataaaataacacattCAAATGCCACTTTTCACAAAATATGCGGGATGCTCAAGTGTGACACATTTCTGTGACGCCTGTTCATTTTTCATGAATTAAATCATTGGTTTGGCACCAAACAACACAACCGTTGCGTAAGAGGAAATAAGCGgctgaaatcaaattttaatgccATACCAGTTATTACTGGTCGCAAATGTCACATGGCGGCCTGTCAGCTTGTGCCCTTCGCAAAGGAGGGGCTGTCACGCCCGCGAGCCTCCCCGTACAGAAACCCCCCTGTCCAGTACGTCGGCGGGCCCGGATCCAGTCCTCCGGCAGAGAATTCGCTGGAAGGCGTGCCTGAAGTCAGGACTGCGGCAGTAGATGAGCGGGTTGAAGGCCGAGTTGGAGTATCCCAACCAGTTGAGCAGGCGGAAGAGCAGTTTGATGTCCCCTAGGTGCACGAAGGCCATCAGGATGTTGAGGATGAAGAAGGGAAGCCAGCAGAGTGTGAAGGTCCCCATGATAATCCCCAATGTCCTGACCGCTTTGTGCTCCTTCACTGAGAGCCTAAAGCCGTGCTTGCAGTTCTTCTCCCCCTCTTCCGCGCCATCGCCCTCAGCGCCGTCCTGCGCCCACAGGTAACGAAGCCGGCGCTCGTCTTGGCGGATCTTGCGCAGCTGCCGTTGCGCCTCTTGGTAGACGCGGGAGTAAAGGAAGACCATGACGACGAGAGGCAGGTAGAAGGACACCGCCGAGGACGAGACGGCATACGCTGCGTTGGTGTTGAAGTCGCAGCAGCGCTCGTCGGCGAGGCAGCGACGAGCCTCCCGATCCTTGGACACCCAGAGCTTCAGATGGATGGGCGGGAAGGAGATCAGTGAGGCCACCGCCCACACGCCGACAATTGCCGCTAGGGCGCGGCCCCTGAAAACCCATGACAGTCGCCTTCAAAgtcttgaaaatgaaaacaatgtagtatACATACACCTAAATATATTCTCTATAAACAGGTGTATACTATTTATGAGTCTTTTATTGGCTCTTGATGTTTGTTACAGAATTCTATATACTGGACTCAACTTCATCATAAACATCCACTTGAGTGTCATCATTCCTCGACATTTGATATCAGTGTTTTCGCCAAGCGCAAACGAAAACGTGTCATCAACGGCAGTAGCGGCACAAGTGCCGCTTGTTTGCTGCTACATTAGCATTCCCATAAACACGCTGAGAAAAAGTTGTTTTCACTTAGGTAAGTGCCTTCAAAATCAATGTTTGTCAAAGACGGTGCTTGTTGGCCGGCCCCACCCACCTTCAtcgagaatgaatgaatggattgttGAAAAATATGCTGATGTCATTTCTTTTTGCATTAGTACTTaattcattgactgccattaatGGCAATAGAGGAGCAGTCATGGAAATGTGATCAGTCATAGCGCAGTCACCTGGTGAGGAGCGTCGTGTATCTCAGCGGCGACGTGATGGCAAGGTAACGGTCCAACGCGATGACGCACAGTGTTTCGATACTGGCCGTTACGCATAAAACGTCCGTGGCTGTCCAGAATTCGCACAGGAAGTTGCCAAACTGCCACGAGCCCGATAGGATGTACACATACCCCAACGGCACAACGGCGGCACCCACGATCAGGTCGGCCGCCGAAAGCGAGGCGATCAACAGATTGGTCACCGTCTGCAGGCGTCTGAAGCGCAATATGGCGCCTATCACCAGCATGTTGCCTGCACCGATGCGACAGGATGTCAATCATTTTGAGTGATCTGTGAATCGACGGTAGGACTTACCAAAAACGATGGTGGCGACCAGAACGGCTGTGGCGGCCCCTAGCAAGACCACCTTGACGTCACCGTGGTCCGCTAGCGTGGAGTTGCGGCTGTACGACTGGTCGACCTCGTTAACCTATGAAGAAAGTAAACCACATTTTTACTGGAAGGGCTGGCAGTGCTGactatgtttcagtgccattgacggaaatagacgcccaatccattctGATTGGGAGGAGCCTGCAGTGAACAATCACTGAAAATAATGAAGCGTCAAACGCCGGTGACCTCGTCGGTGCATCATGAACATCATCAATAAGCAACAAGAGTTTGTGCCCAACAGAGCCCAAAGATCGATCTTTAACGTGCACTAAACACTTTGCacacatgaaaataaaatcctcacttctaaaataaaaaagataacaTCCCTCTCAAAAATAACAAGCTCAAATAGTCACATACAAACTCACATAAACTTCACATGTAAAATAGAACCTCACTCATACACCATAAAAACCAACACAGAACAAAGTAGCCTTGTTACACCTACACCAGCTGACTTACACTTAAATCGTCACGTTCACCATAACAAACTCTCTCAAACTCCTAATTCCTTTCTCATCTTCACACTGTCACATatgaaccaaaaaataaaaacgttcaAGTCATGAGAATAGCTCAAATTGTCAACCAAAAATATATCTCTCATAGCCCCAAAACCTATTACCTTTCTACCCTCACACAACACAAACATTCTGATATACACCTAAAATATAACCCCTAAAATCTCTCAAAACGTCCACCCACAATTGATAACCTCTTTCACACTACAAAACCTCTCGCTCTCTtatccacacacacaaatgcagacAAACTCCCACCCACTGTCTCACAATAAAAACACTAAGAATCATTTAGatatacaaaaacatttaacacACCAACAAAACACATCCCACTCCcttacaccccccaaaaatgtactctgaacatctttctttttttcactgccacctttttttttactgtcctTTCAAACCTCCTCAGCTCGTAAATGTCCAAATATTTACAAGACAGCAAATATAGGCTCCAACAATAAGCGCACGTGACACCGATAATATAAAAACACCCGCGGGGACTCGTGAGCAGCAGGCGCCAGATGTCGAGAAGCTCCCTGACAATGCACGACAAGCAGTTTCATTTCTCATTTCTCAGCTGCTTACAGCTATGTTGCCATAACAATGTGACAAAAATTCGCTGTCATGATAATTAACATGCAATCTGGGTGTTTCCGTGTGTATTTGTTAGGATAACCATTTTCCCTTACTCTGTATATGCAGTAAGCACTTTTACTTGATAGGTCCATGTATAACGCGTATAGAGTGCACTCATATTGACCAACACATGCACTTTTGACCTTGTGTACAAGTAAAGGCTGCTCATATACACACAAGTTTACATTATTGAGCCGGTTCCTACCTCCATGTTGCCGCGTCCTGACTTTTTGGAGTCCGCCAGCTTTTAATTAATGAAGGGAAAAGTTTCATGATCAACCCTGTGTTTGTATGCACACACTCATCTCACACACATTCTCACAGACTAACGCTACACTCCATACACACATGTAGCAACACGCTCTTGTGTGGGAGCAAGCGACAGTCCGACTTTTTATACACAAGCCGCTTGATGACATCACTCTCAGCTTGTAGCAAATGAGCAGACAGCTCTGCACTTTTAACTGCACACTGCACTCACAAGCAATTGGAATCAATTTATTTGATGGATgcatttttttaggctatataCATTTTGAATAAGAACATCATGCAACAGTCAGACGTGGTGCAGGTAAGTGTActggtctggggctgctttgatACTTCAGGGCCTGGACCATTTGCAATGATCTTTGGAAGTTATGGAACCATGAATTGTGCTTCTTTTGCAGCAAAGCCTGGCAGCTGCTCCAGTTCAAAATTAGATTTCTATCGTTATCAATTGAACTAAAGCATTATTATTCATTGTCAGtccctcccagtctaaatggattctCTTTCAATTGCTGTCAATAACCATGAAAGAGTAGCAAAAAATCATTATACCTAAAAACGGGCATTTTGTCTACTTGAGTTATATTTATTGGATGACATTAAACATTCATTTGGAAAAACCttgcataaataaatattttaacaggGGGGAATTATGATGTGGTTACTCTATGATTAGGACATGATCATACTTGACTTGTGAAAATCGCCAAGAGAGAAGCTGAAAGTAGGGGGCTTGTTACCtgttgtgacaaaaaaaacagggtgTAACAATCAATATTCCACATTTTAGTCCTTTAGCTTTGAGGTTCAGGGTGCCATCAAGTCTGCCATCTTGTCTGGAGTGAAGATCTCAATCCAGTAGCCATCCGGATCTTGAAGGAAGGCCAGTCCTTTCCTCTTGCCTGCCAACACCACAGACAGTTGTCATACAAACATTTCACCAGTCTTTTGAAAATCCTGTAATATTCATTACAGGATTACTGTGTTCTAGTAATCATTTCAGACTTTAGATCTCTGTTTAGGTTGTGTGTTTACCAGAGTGTGGTTTCTTGATAAAGGTGACACCCAGAGATTGAAACAGGTGACAAGCAATCCCGACGTCCGGAACAGCTATGCCAATGTGACCTGTGGTTATGccaaaacaaatcaattaaaaaagtaaGATGACTTTTAGCCTGAATGAGCAGTTGCAGGGCTCACCAAATCCGAGGGGGTCACTGTTTCCGTTGTGATATGACAAACTTGGATTTGACTCGGACCCCCAATTGCTAGcacataaacataaataaattgttgGGAATATGTATCACAGAGATAATATCACATCTTGTcttggcctgaatataagatgACCCTGATTATAAGACAACCCCctatttttcaagactcaagtttgaaaaaagggTTAGAgcttttcagtcttatttcaatgcaacaaacaccgtcttatattcgggccaatacggtacttGATGCACTCATCTGTAACATAACATGGAATCTGTGGATTGTCTACGCACTGTGTTAGCTCCAAGGTGGCTCTCCGCGAGAATGTCCAGGCTGTTCGTTCCCGGATATCGGACGGAATGTCAGCCTTATTCTCGAAACCCAAAAAGTAAAGAGTGAAGCGAACTGATGGGAAGTCGATCTTCTGCAACAGCCTGAcaaaacatgcacacatttgGTATCGTTGCACGGCAACTTTGACTCATGTGTCATGACTGACGTCATTCCGAGGATTCGGGTGTAAAAGTCCAAGGATCGAGCGGGATCTTTGACCCTCAGCATGGTTTGCTGCATCATGTAGTCCTACACACAGCAAAGATACACAACCATTTTAACTCCGCTATCAAGAGTCCTGGATATGCATGAGCTATGTTTTTTTGCCCATTTAGAATTCTCCCATTCAAATGTCTACATTCTGAAATCATTCAATAACTGCTTTCTTGAATGATTGTAAATACTGAAAAAGTACTTATTGTGCTTCAAAGGCAAATACAACTACAGTGGACTTAAGGTGTGTTCACCCCGAGGAATGCGTCATGACAACAAGctgagaaaaataaaagctgTTGTCACGTTTTAATTCGGAGAACGAATGTCAAATTGGAAGAGAAGGTGCGTGACCTTTGTGGCTGGGTCTCCTTCCTTGCAGGCGTCGAACATCGCTTGCTCTGATAGACCTCTGTTCATGACGGCGGCGACGCGTACAAAGATTTGACAACACACTAAACAATGACGGCAACAAGCAGTTGTACCTGCCCTAGCAGGCACGTGTGTTGCGCAGGAATGTAGCTGCATGTGTCAGCATGTGTCGTGGAACTGGAGGCGGGGTGGACTGGAACCAATAAATGGCATGGGCCCACCTTAATGTATTAGcattatgaataataataataatataaaaataataatcataacctGGCTGTTCAGTGCATTGTGTTCATATTGACAGTTTATAATACTGCCGTGGCCgagaaacttttttaaaataaataaataaatgcccaGTATACCCGATGGAAAGTCCACCCATGAACTGGAAAATACAATGGCTAAAGCTAATGTGGTCCATTTTGCATCATCGATCCCTCATGAAGATACACCAATCTCACCTGTTatccattaattcattcattttccaaatcgcTTACCCTCACatggggtgctgtagcctatgcCAGCCAACTCAAGTCTAAACTGGtagcaagccaatcgcagggcatgctCACACTATGGTCAATTTTGAGTGTTTattcagcctaccctgcatgtctttggaatgtacccggggaaaacccacacaggcacagcgagaacatgtaaactacaCAGGtaggccgacctggatttgaatccagaacCCCATAACTGTCAGGCTGACGAGCTAAACACTCATCCTATTAGTATAGTCATTCATTCTCTATATTAATTCGTCTACGTACCCACCAACCTACCCGACTCTACTGCCTCCTGCCGCTTGCCGCACCTCAGTGCAAAAGATGCTGTTGGTTGCCAATAGCAACCAACACGGCAGCTGGCGTGTATCGATCGAGTCAGCAGAATCAATGCATTTTCTGAAGTTGCGCAATGCTTCCCAATAAATTGATCTATTGCACACACTACTGCACAGACGATGACACAAACAAATGgctaaaaaaacacaagggATGTTACGCATATTTGATGAGGTTAAATGAAATGCGTTGGAAGCAGACGAAGCTTTTCGTTTTCTTAGATGTACcagacaaagaaaaacaacaaataatgtTTTGAACAAGCGTCTTTCGAAATGGGGGGCCGTCTTCAGATTTGGTTATCCGGCTGACGCGGCACTAGGACCCGGGGGCTGCCGTGCCGTCCAGCGGTGGCCACGAGTCCGCCCGCCTTCTCGCCATCCGCCCTCGCTCCATCCGGAGGCGGTCAGCGAGTTGTGCCGTGGCCGCCCCGAGGCTCACTCAGGCCGGCTGCCCCCCTCCTGGCGGTGGTCCGCCCCGACAACTATCAACGCAGCGGAAGTCTTCGCCCCCAAGTAAAAGTAGACAAAAGGACATTTTGACGTCATGGAGAAACGGCAAAACGGTGAGTTTTCACTTTtacttttcccttttttgggTTTAAAAGTTCAACTTCAACTTGATGTCAACTCGCCGTTACTTCTGGCTAGACGCTAGCCGCCTTCATTCAAGCACAAAGACTCACATCAAACTATTAAAGTCAACTAAAAAGTAAGTTAACTAAACAAGGACCTACTGTTAAACCGGGCGTCGCTGCTAGTGAGTAGTTAGTTAATAGATCTATTAAGACTTGTAAAGTAAAGTAAACCCAGCCGAAGA
The nucleotide sequence above comes from Stigmatopora argus isolate UIUO_Sarg chromosome 22, RoL_Sarg_1.0, whole genome shotgun sequence. Encoded proteins:
- the ubtd2 gene encoding ubiquitin domain-containing protein 2 isoform X1, which translates into the protein MGGCVGSQHDSSGSLNDNSDGTGVALGRNQPLKREPPKWKSDYPMTEGQLRSKRDEFWDTAPAFEGRKEIWDALRAAAGAFENQDHQLAQAILDGASITLPHGALSECYDELGNRYQLPVYCLAPPVNMIEERSDEPDGSDQDSGGADASTGEDGERQLRLRLSTGRDLRLRVRSADTVGAMKRRLHSQEGVPAAAQRWFFSGRPLTDRLRLEQINIAREYVVQVIISQPPGTPPRREPTPVES
- the ubtd2 gene encoding ubiquitin domain-containing protein 2 isoform X2, which codes for MTEGQLRSKRDEFWDTAPAFEGRKEIWDALRAAAGAFENQDHQLAQAILDGASITLPHGALSECYDELGNRYQLPVYCLAPPVNMIEERSDEPDGSDQDSGGADASTGEDGERQLRLRLSTGRDLRLRVRSADTVGAMKRRLHSQEGVPAAAQRWFFSGRPLTDRLRLEQINIAREYVVQVIISQPPGTPPRREPTPVES
- the LOC144068142 gene encoding beta-2 adrenergic receptor-like; its protein translation is MEVNEVDQSYSRNSTLADHGDVKVVLLGAATAVLVATIVFGNMLVIGAILRFRRLQTVTNLLIASLSAADLIVGAAVVPLGYVYILSGSWQFGNFLCEFWTATDVLCVTASIETLCVIALDRYLAITSPLRYTTLLTRGRALAAIVGVWAVASLISFPPIHLKLWVSKDREARRCLADERCCDFNTNAAYAVSSSAVSFYLPLVVMVFLYSRVYQEAQRQLRKIRQDERRLRYLWAQDGAEGDGAEEGEKNCKHGFRLSVKEHKAVRTLGIIMGTFTLCWLPFFILNILMAFVHLGDIKLLFRLLNWLGYSNSAFNPLIYCRSPDFRHAFQRILCRRTGSGPADVLDRGVSVRGGSRA
- the LOC144068196 gene encoding lactoylglutathione lyase-like, which translates into the protein MNRGLSEQAMFDACKEGDPATKDYMMQQTMLRVKDPARSLDFYTRILGMTLLQKIDFPSVRFTLYFLGFENKADIPSDIRERTAWTFSRRATLELTHNWGSESNPSLSYHNGNSDPLGFGHIGIAVPDVGIACHLFQSLGVTFIKKPHSGKRKGLAFLQDPDGYWIEIFTPDKMADLMAP